ATTGGGAGCAATGATTATTGGTGCAGTTACCAACTTGGTCTTAATCAAAGAAAAAGCATTTACACAATCAGAATCAAatttaaactcattttctttggtCAAGAGGTTACAAAGGGgctttgaaatttttgaaaaatctttTATGAAACGCCGATATAAACCGGCATGCCCCAAGAAACTCCTCACCCCTTTAACATTAACAGGCGGGGGAAGTTTTTCTATAACCTCTATCTTAGCTTAATCCACCTCTATGCCTTTAGCACTTATTTTATGCCCCAAAACTATACCTTCGGTCaccataaaatgacatttttcccaGTTTAAAACAAGGTTAGTTTCGGTGCATCTTTTAAGGACAGCATCGAGATGAAACAAGCATTGATCAAAAGACTTACCGAACACAGAGAAGTCGTCCATAAATACCTCGATGTTCTTCTCTATCATGTCAGAGAAAATAGAGAGCATACACCGTTGAAATGTTGCCGGTGCACCACATAACCCAAAGGGCATTCTCCTATAAGCAAACACACCGAAAGGACATGTAAATGCGGTCTTCTCTTGATCTTCCGGGGCCACCGCTATTTGATTATACCCCGAATACCCATCCAAGAAACAGTAAAACGCTTGGCCAGCCAACCTCTCAATCATTTGATCCATGAATGGTAACGGGAAGTGATCCTTCCTAGTTGCGGAATTCAACCTCCGGTAGTCTATACACATTCTCCAACCAGTGACGGTACGTGTAGGTATCAGCTCATTTTTGTCATTAGCTACCACCGTCATTCCACCCTTTTTAGGCACCACATGAACCGGACTCACCCAAGATCTATCAGATATAGGGTAAATCATACCTGCATTCAGCAACTTGAGAACTTCCTTCTTAACCACTTCTTTCATTGTTGGGTTTAGTCTTCGTTGAGGTTGAACCACAGGTTTGTACTCAGCCTCCATGTGAATTCTATGCATGCAATAAGCCGGACTAATACCCTTTAAATCAGAAATTTTCCATCCCAAAGCTCCTTGGTTTTCCCTTAACACTCTcatcaatttttcttcttctaaaagtGTCAAGGTGCTGCTGATGATTGCTGGTTTAGAGGTATCCTTGCTAAGGAAAACATACTTCAAGTTTGAAGGGAGTTCTTTTAATTCtggatttttttcttcctccttGCTTGAAGATTGCGCCCCTTTAGACATTTCACCAAGTATCTCTTCAATGTTTACCGGTCTTAGTTCTTGTTTGCTTGCTTCGAGTTGTTTGATGCATTCCTTCACCTCAAGATCTTCGTCAAGGTCACAACTTTCTAAAGAGTTAACAATTGTTCTCTCTAGAGGCTGTGTTGGTTGAGGTGCACGAGAGTCATCTTCTACAATTTCATCAATAACATCAATCCGGTAACACTTAGGATTTTCAGCCCGGTGCTTCATAGCTTCAAAGATATTGAACACCACTTGCTCGTTATGGAACCTCAACATCAGTTGTCCCATCTCAACGTCAATCAAAGCACGACCGGTTGCAAGGAAAGGTCTTCCTAGAATGAgtggcatatcttcatcttcagcCATATCCAGAATTACAAAGTCAGCAGGAAATATTAGATCATTCACTTTAACTAGTACATCTTCAAGCACACCGAACGAATAGGAGATTGACCGATCAGCTAAAGTGAGGGTCATTCTTGTAGGTTTTGGCTCTCCACCTCCAatcttcttcatcattgaaAGGGGCATCAAATTGATGCTTGCCCCTAAATCACACAAAGCACGTCCAATGTCAACCGGCCCAATGGAACAAGGTATAGTAAAAGCACCAGGATCTTTAAGCTTAGGAGGAAGCTTCCTTTGGAGAATAGCACTACAATTCTCGGAAAGAGAGATGTTCTCATCATCTTTTGGCTTTCTTCTCCCCGTTAACATTTCTTTCATGAATTTAGCATAAACCAGCATTTGATCAAGAGCTTCACCAAAAGGAATGTTCACCTGAAGTTGTGAAAAGAGTTGCATGAATTTCTTGAACTGtccttcctccttcttcttctttttggcTAGATGAGGGTACGGAAGCTTCACATAAGATGGGATAATTTGTGGTTTATCCCCATCCTtcaaaatttggcttttagactTTTTCAAGATCGAGTCTTCATCAATTAACTTCTCACTTTTTTCTCCctctgtttttttcttcctttcattTTCAACTACACCTTGATCACTCTCTTTTTCAACTACTTCCTCTTCTTCAACATCTTCATCTACCTCCACAACATTTTTATCAACTTTCGTGGGAACTTTTGGAACTAAAGGTGTCAGCACCTTCTTGCTCCTTAACTCAATAACATTGCAAGTTTCATTCTTAGGATTCTCTTGAGTATTACCTGAGAATCCTCCTTTGTTTTGTTCAGCCAACTGCTTAGCTAATTGCCCAAGTTGTGTTTCAAGCATTTTTCTTGAGGCTTCATTGTTCTTTCTTTCAAGGTCTTGactcttcttcatttcttcaaagTTACTTTGAGTCATTTTCATGAAATTCATCATTGTTTCCTCAATACTTGGAGACTtccttggttgttgttgttgttgaggatTGGGCAGCAAAGGGTTTAAGGTGTTGTTGTTGGAGTAACTCAAGTTAGGGTGTTTGTTCATGGAGTAAGGGTTTTGCCTTTGATAGTTCACATAGTTAGCTTCTTCACTAGCTCCCTCTGGTACACACTCACCATTAGGATGGCCTTCTCCACACAAATCACATCGTATTACAGCTGCTTGTTGTTTGTTGGATAATTGAAAAGCATGTACCTCCTTGGTTAGAGTTTCAAGTTGCTTATTCATGGCTGCTTGGTTAGCTAGTATGGAAGTAGTGTCACTTACCCCAAAAAcgcctctttctttctttttcgcTTCGGAACGGTACTCATTGCTGGCCATGTTTTCAATCAGAATTTGGACTTCGTGATCAGTTTTTACCCTTAGGCTACCTCCAGCTGAGGCATCTAGAAACATTCTGTTGCTATGAGTTAACCCTTCAGTGAAGAATTGGAGATACTGTTTTTCAGAACACTCATGGCCTGGACATCTCTTCAGTGGCAAATTGAACCTTTCCCAAGCATCATACAATGATTCACTCTCACCTTGCCGAAAGCTTGCTATTTCTTGCTTCTTATCCAAGTACTTGGACATAGGGAAGAAACTTCAGCTCTAATTCTTCCCATGTTTGAATAGTCCCATTAGGCAAAGTCAATAACCAGTCTTTAGCTTTACCGGTTAAAGTGAACGGAAATAGCCTAAGTTTCTTTTGGTCTTCAGTGACGTTTGCTGGAGGAACACAAAACTCACAAGTTTCAGCAAAGTGACTTAGATGTTCATGAGGGCTGATGGCCTCGGTACCATCAAACTGCCTTTCTTTCAATCCATTCTGAACTGATGCCTTGATGTCGAAAGCAACAGGATTAGCAGGTCGGAACACGTGAGTTAGGCGACCACGGTGATTTGCTAACCCATAATCTCCCAACTTAGGCCTTGCTGGTGGTGGATTCTCTTGCATTTTGATTACCTGAGGAGGGGTGGTTGTTTCAGTTTCAATAAGTGTCGGATCTGGTATAGGTGTGCGTGTACCCGGTGGAACTGACTTTGACAACCGGACAGCCTTCCGGTTAGCTCTTGCAGTCCTTTCGATTTCAGGATCGTACTCGAGGTCTTCGGAATTACGTCTACCTCGCATAAACAGCAAAATACCTTAGTAGTACTGCacaatacaaaataattaatgaatacTGAAAcaagaaatatttattattattatttttttttaaaacagaaaaataaattgcAGAAATCCTAAATTAAAAACGCAATTGCCTTGTTGAAATAAATCAACAGTCCCCGGCAACgacgccaaaaacttgatagaattttggcaagtgtaccaaatactatcgaagtagtaaaaatatcgttccacaaggactggttttaatctcaataattcaattacgtTGTAACTTAAGAtgtataaaagttcttttaaatTGCCGCTAGGCGgttgattgttttgtttgcataagcaataacagaaaataaagattggATTTAAGActaagagagagatgagtttaggtctttcgaatcatctatgttcccctaattggtatactgcacctattcttgtgAAAGAGTCACTAGTtttacgatagttaacaaaatagtcctaatcaatcccttgagttaggaccctcttctagggttacagcccctaattccttaggtggtctaataacctttgaaggtttaagcacgttaacctaatatcactaataaaggattatccattcctagactaaccatgtttattagaacaattcaattaggtctaagtcgaacgctatggtcagtagtcattcgttctcactaaatcatatttatatttgatcaggatataaaaagcattaagaacaattgaattgaataaaaactagattgtcattcacaaataataaagtttcacagcaacatgtttcaattagggttacaaagaatcatctcagacctaacctctaatggatttagctactcataatggtgtttacaaataacataatcattagaggaatcaatacatacatgaactggtaaaagagtgaagaaatcgcccttcttgccgtcttgtagtctcaaaatcgcactttgctctctccaaatcgtaacCCCTCTTTTCAGAAtagtcttcagcttaaataggcatagaatttcgcctaaaatcgtggcacgatttaagtaaatcgtggcacgatcctCTTTGAATCGCAAATTactgaattagggtttcctccaatcgtgtcacgattagactatcgtgacacgatttcttcaatgtcgaaACTGGATTAAGTCTTCaggaatcgtggcacgttttctagaaatcgtgacacgatttgcttctttgtattttctacAGAATTTCTGCTTTTCTTGCTGCATAAGTTGCTTTGTGAACTCCAAAATGTGATAAAAAGTACATAAAAATTACGTAATGACAAGATGTCATCAGTGTGAATTATCCTTAAATGACTAGAAATGAGAACGAATCGTATGCGAGCCATCTACCCCATTTGGGTTCCTATGCCCCCTCTATTTAGTATGGTTGCCTACACTCTTTCTCTACGAGTGTTGTTCGTCGCTGTCTCCTTGTCTAGTACACACCTATGTGGGTTGTCAGCCATATCTacacaacaaaaaacaatgaaaaaaaatcaattaaaaactCATTCAGGAATTTCATAAAACACTTGGAGTGAAAAATACATATTCTTGATTCATTGTGTTATTTCAAGTTTTAAACGACCACATTGAACTTAAACCTAGTCTGAACAATATTCACATTGTATTCTTGGCTCATTGCTATTTTCATATTAGTCAGAATGTAGCGATGGTTAACTGCCGCTTGGAAAAACGAACAACTGTTATATGTCGTTTGAGAGTGAATGACTATTAAATGTCATTGGGTATTAAGGTAATTTGGAGgtgcatgagaaaaaatttaaaagcttaaagatcaatttcaatattgtttcaaGCTAGGTCCACATAATGACCAAAGCCCAAACCATTGTCTAACCCACACTTGACATATTGCATTGTTGCATGAGATACACCTAACCTTATTGCATGATGTGCACTTGGCTTATTGCATGTGTTTATCTTGACACTTTGCATGTTGCATGCTATTTTTTGACACTTGTGTTCTCGCATGAAAgccttttaatttttcttctccTATAAATATGAGTTCATAGTTTACTTATTGAATCATTCAAGTATTAGAAATCAAAGAGTGTGTTTTTGTTAATCAGAGTGACTCAATTCTTTCTAGTACTAATCCATTTATCAGGCATAAGAATCTTAAAAGGCAGCAAATAGCAAAAAAGGCAAAGCGAACAGGGATAATCGATAGAGAGACTTGAAGTCGAAAAAGTGTCTGCCTCACTGATGGGTAATCTGGTTGAATGGGTAAATCTTCCTCTAGAACTATGGTTAGTTATAGCAAAAAATATGAATACTACAATTGATGTTATTCGATTTCGTAGTATTTGTAATTTATTGCGCTCTATTATCCCCCCTCCTCTTCAATCTCCCTCTTACAGACTTCGCACTCTAGATGACAAATTTTGGCAACTCGTCCAAACTAAAGTATACCGTCTAGAACCATTAATACCAACTTGTTCTTCTAATTCTTTTTCTAATATAGGGTGGATCATAAAGGTTGAAGAATCAAAATCTGGAAAATTTCGTCACTTAGATGTCTTGACTAACACATCCATAACACACACATACCCATTCAACGTGTTAGATTTCATGAACTTGCGAGTAAGAGAATTGTTTCAAGcatataatttttattcttctaAATATGTATGTCATTGGACTACATTTCAGCCTGGTAATGATGTTAATAAAGTTGTTTTGTTTCCCGTTGAGGGTCGTGGTCAAATGGCATTTGTCCttaataaagacaaaaaattgCGTGTTTGCAATGTTGGATATAACAATTTGATAATAGTAGGGGATGGTAATAGAGTATATGATGATTTAATCCTCTATATGGGGAAGGTTTATGTTGTGGATACAAATGGAATTATTTTTCGGATTAATTGTTCATCCTTTACGTTGGTTCAGTCGTCACCACCATTAAATAGTGGTGGTAAAAAGAAGTATTTGGTGGAATCAAATGGAAGACTCTTTGTTGTCGATATgtattatgaaagaaaaagattgAATGCTTACGATTTAAACATTGATACCAGTGTTTTAATTGTTGATAACGATTTAAGTAGATGGT
Above is a genomic segment from Medicago truncatula cultivar Jemalong A17 chromosome 5, MtrunA17r5.0-ANR, whole genome shotgun sequence containing:
- the LOC11442143 gene encoding F-box protein SKIP23 yields the protein MGNLVEWVNLPLELWLVIAKNMNTTIDVIRFRSICNLLRSIIPPPLQSPSYRLRTLDDKFWQLVQTKVYRLEPLIPTCSSNSFSNIGWIIKVEESKSGKFRHLDVLTNTSITHTYPFNVLDFMNLRVRELFQAYNFYSSKYVCHWTTFQPGNDVNKVVLFPVEGRGQMAFVLNKDKKLRVCNVGYNNLIIVGDGNRVYDDLILYMGKVYVVDTNGIIFRINCSSFTLVQSSPPLNSGGKKKYLVESNGRLFVVDMYYERKRLNAYDLNIDTSVLIVDNDLSRWFRVSDLGDDLFVLGKDSNFSLSAKDYYGFERNCIYFHCRNRIVRISLNNSEIKYVDHISWLCPTLFNFNVCH